The Pontibacter sp. SGAir0037 DNA segment TGGGATAAGCTTCTTCAGCTATGATGAAGAATGAATATGAAGCGATATGTTCTCGCTTCGTATTCATTCTTTAATGATAAAAATGTTAGCCAAAGGCAGGCTTATGAAAATAATTTAAAATTTTCTTTGTTTTTGAAATTTAGTAAACCTTTTAAGCGCTGATACATATATAGAATATCGTTAAGCTTTAGAAAACTATATTTCTCATGAACAAGAACGATTTCAGCGCCCATCATAGCCGACGCAGATTCCTAAAAGGTTTTTCAATTGTGGTAGGTACCTCTGCCCTTGGCGTGCCACTCCTTTCCTTGAGTTCCTGCCAATCCAGTAACTCCGAAAACAGCGAAAACACAGAAGCACAAGGTCAGGCTAACAGCCAGGGGGAAAAGTTAGGCATTGCTTTGGTCGGATTAGGAGGATATAGCAAAGGACAACTTGCTCCTGCTTTGCAGGAAACAAAAAGCTGTTACCTGGCAGGCATTGTAACCGGTACTCCTTCTAAAATCGAAGAATGGAAGTCGGAGTATGATATTCCTGACAAGAACGTGTACAACTATGAGAATTTTGATGAGATAGCCAATAATCCTGATATCGATATCATTTATATTGTTTTGCCGAACGGCATGCATGCTGAATATACCATTCGTGCGGCAAATGCCGGTAAACATGTGATTTGCGAAAAGCCTATGGCTACCTCTGTGGAAGATTGCCAGCGCATGATCGATGCTTGCCGGAAAAACAACGTGACGCTGTCAATCGGTTACCGCCTGCACTTTGAGCCCCACAATATACGGGTAATGGAACTTGGACAGCAGCAGGTATATGGTAAAGTTACCAGCATTAAAGCTGCCGATAGCTTCAGGATTGGTAATAAAGATGTGTGGCGACTGGATAAGGAACTGGCCGGAGGTGGTCCATTAATGGATGTGGGTATTTACTGCGTACAGGGTGCCTGTTATACAATGGGCAAAGCTCCTGTAGCTGTAACAGCTACATTCGGGGAGGTAACCAAGCCTGATTTTTTCGACGAGGTTGAAGAATCCATCAACTGGACGATGGAATTTGATGATGGTACCCTTGCGGAATGCACCACCAGTTATAACGACAATGCAGGAATGCTTCGTGGTGAAGCG contains these protein-coding regions:
- a CDS encoding Gfo/Idh/MocA family protein, translating into MNKNDFSAHHSRRRFLKGFSIVVGTSALGVPLLSLSSCQSSNSENSENTEAQGQANSQGEKLGIALVGLGGYSKGQLAPALQETKSCYLAGIVTGTPSKIEEWKSEYDIPDKNVYNYENFDEIANNPDIDIIYIVLPNGMHAEYTIRAANAGKHVICEKPMATSVEDCQRMIDACRKNNVTLSIGYRLHFEPHNIRVMELGQQQVYGKVTSIKAADSFRIGNKDVWRLDKELAGGGPLMDVGIYCVQGACYTMGKAPVAVTATFGEVTKPDFFDEVEESINWTMEFDDGTLAECTTSYNDNAGMLRGEAENGWWELDPAYSYSGIDGETSEGDMNFPHVNQQALQMDGIAESILQNKVSIVPGEMGMRDVRILMAIYEAARTGKRVAV